In a genomic window of Gossypium arboreum isolate Shixiya-1 chromosome 9, ASM2569848v2, whole genome shotgun sequence:
- the LOC108455848 gene encoding LOW QUALITY PROTEIN: multiple organellar RNA editing factor 2, chloroplastic (The sequence of the model RefSeq protein was modified relative to this genomic sequence to represent the inferred CDS: substituted 1 base at 1 genomic stop codon), protein MQFYVENPFNAKIRDVQSCFITSKCLYSTTSITHPPPVPSLFFSRRPLFPVSHAVRFLPVHHTRFTSIRCGVNRSGNSAYSPLNSGSNFSDRPPTEMALLFPGCDYEHWLIVMDKPGGEGATKQEMIDCYIKTLAKVVGSEEEAKKKIYNVSCERYFGFGCEIDEETSNKLEGLPGVLFVLPDSYVDPEYKDYGVELFVNGEIVQRSPEXQRRVEPQPQRAQDRPRYNDRTRYVRHRENMR, encoded by the exons ATGCAATTTTACGTTGAAAATCCCTTTAATGCAAAG ATTCGTGACGTTCAAAGCTGCTTCATCACCTCCAAGTGCCTCTACTCCACCACCTCCATCACCCACCCTCCTCCCGTACCTTCTCTCTTCTTCTCCCGTCGCCCTCTTTTCCCTGTTTCTCACGCCGTCCGATTTCTACCTGTCCACCATACTCGCTTCACCTCCATCCGGTGCGGCGTCAACCGCTCCGGAAACTCGGCTTATTCCCCTCTGAACTCGGGGTCAAACTTCAGTGACCGACCGCCCACTGAAATGGCCCTGCTTTTTCCTGGGTGTGATTACGAGCATTGGCTTATTGTTATGGATAAGCCCGGTGGCGAAGGAGCTACTAAGCAGGAAATGATTGATTGCTATATTAAAACCCTTGCCAAAGTTGTTGGCAG TGAGGAAGAAGCTAAGAAGAAAATTTACAACGTTTCCTGTGAGAGGTATTTCGGATTCGGCTGCGAAATTGATGAAGAAACGTCGAATAAGCTAGAAG GATTGCCTGGTGTTCTCTTCGTTCTTCCGGATTCATATGTCGATCCCGAATACAAGGACTATGGGG TTGAGTTGTTTGTTAATGGCGAGATTGTTCAAAGGTCACCTGAATGACAAAGGAGGGTTGAACCACAACCCCAGAGAGCCCAAGACAGACCAAGGTACAATGATCGTACTCGCTATGTTCGTCACCGAGAAAACATGAGGTAA
- the LOC108454521 gene encoding 60S ribosomal protein L14-2-like yields the protein MPFKRYVEIGRVALVNYGKDYGKLVVIVDVVDQNRALVDAPDMVRGQMNFKRLQLTDFKIDIPRVPKKKTLIEAMEKADVKNKWENSSWGKKLIVQKKRASLNDFDRFKIMLAKIKKAGVVRQELAKLKKENAS from the exons ATG cCGTTCAAAAGGTACGTTGAGATCGGGAGAGTCGCTCTCGTTAACTACGGCAAAGACTACGGCAAGCTCGTCGTCATCGTCGATGTTGTTGACCAGAACAGA GCTCTAGTTGATGCCCCAGATATGGTGAGGGGTCAAATGAACTTTAAGAGGCTTCAATTGACTGATTTCAAAATTGACATTCCTCGTGTTCCAAAGAAGAAGACACTGATTGAAGCAATGGAAAAAGCTG ATGTTAAAAACAAGTGGGAGAATAGCTCATGGGGTAAAAAGCTGATTGTTCAAAAGAAGAGAGCATCTCTCAATGACTTCGACAGATTCAAGATCATGTTGGCCAAGATCAAG AAAGCTGGAGTTGTGAGGCAAGAGCTTGCTAAGTTGAAAAAGGAAAATGCATCTTGA